In one window of Tenacibaculum mesophilum DNA:
- a CDS encoding regulatory protein RecX — MNKPVFTVEEIKRKIEQYCVYQDRCHKEVEQKLKEYKLIPEAREHILLHLLEHNFLNEERFAKSFARGKFRIKKWGKDRIVRELKFRDISTYNIKSALKEIDEEEYIKTLYNLVEKKNVSVSETNHFKRKKKIVDYLLYRGFESCLIYEALKTIDS; from the coding sequence ATGAATAAACCCGTTTTTACAGTTGAAGAAATAAAAAGAAAGATTGAGCAGTATTGTGTGTATCAAGACCGATGTCATAAAGAAGTAGAACAGAAATTAAAAGAGTACAAGTTAATTCCAGAAGCAAGAGAACATATTTTATTACACTTGCTAGAGCATAATTTTTTAAATGAAGAACGCTTTGCAAAAAGCTTTGCAAGAGGGAAATTTAGAATAAAAAAATGGGGGAAAGATCGAATAGTTAGAGAATTGAAGTTTAGAGATATTTCTACTTATAATATTAAATCAGCTCTGAAAGAAATCGACGAAGAGGAATATATCAAAACCTTGTATAATTTGGTCGAAAAAAAGAATGTATCAGTCTCTGAAACAAATCACTTCAAAAGAAAAAAGAAAATTGTTGACTACCTTTTATACAGAGGGTTTGAAAGTTGTTTAATATACGAAGCCTTAAAAACTATTGATTCTTAA